tcacatattaggccacaaaataagcctcaacaaattcaaaaagatcgaAGTCACACTATGCATCTTTTTttaccacaatgctatgaaactagaagtcaaccaaaagaaaaaatctggaaggaccACAGATTCATgcaggttaaataacatgttactaaacaatgaatgagtcgaccaggaaataaaagaagaaactaaaaagtacatggaaaataaaaacgaaaacacaattgttcaaaacaTTTAGaagcagcaaaaacagttctaagagggaagtttatagaaatacaggcctatctcaagaagcaagaaaaacctgAAATAGACAATCTAACCAtacacctagaggagctagaaaaagaacaacaaataaaacttaaaaccagcagaaggaaggaaatattaaacagaacagaaataaatgatctagaaactaaaaaaaaaaaaaaaaaagacagatcaatgaaaccaggagctggttctttgaaaaaaatcaacaaaattgataaacttctagtcagatttatcaagaaaaaaagagaaaggacccaaataaataaaaatctcaaatgagagaggagaaataacaaccaacaccacagaaatacaaacaattataagagaatattatgaaacaaatcaacaataaacaagacaacctagaagaaatgtataaattcctaggaacatataaactatcaaaattgaaacaggaagaaacagaaaatttgaacagactgataaccagaaaagaaattgaatgagtaatcaaaaaattctcaacacacagaagtccaggaccagatggcttcacaggtgaattctaccaaatatctatctgtctatctatctatctatctatctatctatctatctatctatctatctatctatctatttatttagagagggagagagagagagaatcttaagcaggctccatgcccaatgcagagtccaatttggggctcaatctcacaaccctgagatcatgatctgagctgagatcaaaagtcagacacttaactgactgagccagtcaggcacccctctacaaaacattttaaaaagagttaatacctattcttctcacaCTATTCCAAAacactgaaaaggaaggaaaacttccaaattcattctacaaggtaAGCATAACCCCGATAAAAAAACCAGATACAGACACCACACAAAAAAGGacaactataggccaatatctctgatgaacatagatgcaaaaatcttcaacaaaatactagcaaactgaatctaacaatagatttttaaaaatcattcaccacaatcatgtgggatttattcctgggttgcaagggtggttcaatatttgcaaatcaataaacacaatacatcacatcagtaagagaaagtaTAAGAACCATatcatcatttcaatagatgcagaaaaagcatttgacaaagtacagcatccattcatgataaaaactttcaacaaagtaggaagaGCCAGCATCCAGGAACATAGCACTTTACTCCTCCCTCAGAATGAATGGAGACCAGAAATTGGACGCTTATGCCCAAGCAAAGCAGGATTTCATCCAGCATTTCTCCCAGATTGTCAAGGTGCTAATCGAGGATGGCGTTGGCCACCCGGAGATGGGAGATGCCATTGCCCGGCTCAAGGAGGTCTTGGAGTACAATGCGATTGGAGGCAAGTACCAGCAGGGTTTGACTGTGCTGATAGCATTTCAGGAGCTGGTAGAACCAAGGAAGCAGGAGGCCGATAGTCTCCAGCGGGCCCTGACCGTGGGCTGGTGTGTGGAACTGCTTCAAGCTTTCTTCCTGGTGTCTGACGACATCATGGACTCAACCATCATCCAACGAGGGCAGATCTGCTGGTATCAGAAGCCAGGCATAAGTTTGGATGCCATCAATGATGCTTTGCTTCTGGAAGCGGGTATCTACAGCCTGCTGAAGCTCTGCTGTCGGGAGCAGCCCTATTACCTGAACCTGATTGAGCTTTTCCTGCAGAGTTCCTATCAGACCGAGATCAGACAGACCCTGGACCTCATCACAGCCCCCCAGGGCAATGTGGATCTTGGCAGATTCACTGAAAAGAGGTACAAACCTATGGTCAAGTACAAGACCGCTTTCTACTCATTCTATCTTCCTGCGGCAGCTGCCATGTGCATGGTGGGCATCGATGGGGAGAAAGAGCATGCCAATGCCAAGAAGATCCTGCTGGAGATGGGGGAGTTCTTTCAGATTCAGGACGATTACCTCGACCTCT
The sequence above is a segment of the Zalophus californianus isolate mZalCal1 chromosome 2, mZalCal1.pri.v2, whole genome shotgun sequence genome. Coding sequences within it:
- the LOC113924270 gene encoding farnesyl pyrophosphate synthase-like, translated to MNGDQKLDAYAQAKQDFIQHFSQIVKVLIEDGVGHPEMGDAIARLKEVLEYNAIGGKYQQGLTVLIAFQELVEPRKQEADSLQRALTVGWCVELLQAFFLVSDDIMDSTIIQRGQICWYQKPGISLDAINDALLLEAGIYSLLKLCCREQPYYLNLIELFLQSSYQTEIRQTLDLITAPQGNVDLGRFTEKRYKPMVKYKTAFYSFYLPAAAAMCMVGIDGEKEHANAKKILLEMGEFFQIQDDYLDLFGDPGVTGKIGTDIQDNRCSWLVVQCLQRASPKQRQLLQENHLQKEAEKVGRVKALYEELNLPAVFTQYEEDSHHHLMGLTEQYASPLPPAIFLALAHKIYKRKK